The following coding sequences lie in one Arthrobacter sp. SLBN-122 genomic window:
- a CDS encoding response regulator transcription factor → MDDLGVAVVIEDDDDVRNLLEGVLTQAGFEVHTAVDGRAGVEVVRSKQANVVTLDIGLPDIDGFEVLRRIRNFSNAYVVMLTGRTDEPDLLSALNAGADDYIAKPFRPRELRARVSAMMRRPRHEVNGQNASASQWGQAAAPAPAQPEPGVLQHNGLLLNHRTRTVEIKGEPLGLTRSEFDLLHVLLKGGGAVCTRADLVRAVRGDFYDRDTYISEADERAVEVHVGNLRRKLKEDQLSPRWLQTVRGVGYRLAPRRPDDA, encoded by the coding sequence ATGGACGATCTTGGTGTAGCTGTGGTCATCGAGGATGACGACGACGTACGCAACCTCCTTGAAGGTGTTTTGACCCAGGCGGGCTTCGAAGTGCATACAGCTGTTGATGGGCGGGCCGGCGTTGAGGTGGTCCGCAGCAAGCAGGCCAATGTTGTGACGCTGGATATAGGCCTGCCGGACATTGACGGGTTCGAGGTCCTTCGGCGGATCCGCAATTTCAGCAACGCCTATGTGGTGATGCTGACAGGCCGGACCGACGAACCGGACCTGTTGTCCGCCCTGAATGCAGGGGCGGATGACTACATCGCCAAACCCTTCAGGCCCAGGGAACTGCGAGCCAGGGTTTCAGCGATGATGCGCAGGCCGCGCCATGAAGTAAACGGGCAGAACGCGTCCGCTTCACAGTGGGGACAGGCCGCGGCTCCTGCCCCCGCGCAGCCCGAGCCCGGGGTCCTGCAGCACAACGGGCTGCTGTTGAACCACCGGACGCGCACCGTGGAGATCAAGGGTGAGCCGCTGGGCCTGACCCGCAGCGAGTTCGACCTCCTCCATGTCCTGCTGAAGGGCGGCGGCGCCGTGTGCACCAGGGCCGACCTGGTACGGGCGGTGCGGGGTGATTTCTATGACCGGGACACGTACATCAGTGAGGCGGACGAGCGCGCGGTGGAGGTCCACGTGGGAAACCTTCGGCGCAAGCTCAAAGAGGACCAGTTGTCGCCGCGCTGGCTGCAGACAGTGCGCGGCGTGGGTTACCGGCTGGCACCGCGGCGGCCGGACGATGCGTAG
- a CDS encoding ATP-binding protein translates to MAEPLFHRGPGRIFRRLGTRAQVALCQLPLTLIVAAITVATPFAWPALMHSPLYVAGLILHAVLFLGCFLVPWERLAHRPYLLIPVLDFAAIGFLRNGAAPLLPGLAVLVIFPVIWLSASGMLARSSLVLSFVGPFLIMVPSVAAHFPDVTASDITSTVLFPVMMLAVSLAIRFASVSLRQQQAELADKDRELRELLAASREREKLLETVLDATDVGIAAVDRSGHFLVSNSRQRNFRRATGAHEAVPGQGHQLIFGQDRRTLLPQDRRPINRAMAGESFADYLVWAGEGPEQRAVSTAARPLVNEDGQLTGAVVVYSDVTGWVESLAANQELVSNVSHEFKNPLNSILGNVDLVLDDAGNLPKPVAQRLLVVQRNAERLLDLVADLTASASTTLNVHPKRTDLASLVETSVGSAQALAQRSHVEIAAEVPSPLWAYADPLRIGQVLDNLVSNAIKYSPDGGRVSISADADRQWVRLSVTDTGMGMTGEDAARAFNRFFRAESAQKAAIPGAGLGLSITRMIVERHGGTIACQSGEGRGSTFTVTLPAEGPPPAF, encoded by the coding sequence ATGGCTGAACCGTTGTTCCACCGTGGACCCGGCCGCATCTTCCGCCGGCTGGGGACCCGCGCCCAAGTGGCGTTGTGCCAACTCCCCCTTACCCTCATTGTCGCGGCTATTACCGTGGCCACCCCGTTCGCCTGGCCCGCGCTGATGCACAGTCCCTTGTACGTCGCCGGGCTTATCCTTCACGCGGTCTTGTTCCTTGGCTGCTTCCTGGTGCCCTGGGAACGGCTGGCACACCGCCCGTACCTGCTGATCCCCGTGCTGGACTTCGCGGCCATCGGGTTCCTGCGCAACGGCGCCGCACCGCTCCTGCCGGGACTGGCGGTGCTGGTGATTTTCCCGGTCATCTGGCTCTCCGCCTCCGGCATGCTGGCGCGCAGCAGCCTGGTGCTCAGTTTCGTGGGACCTTTCCTGATCATGGTCCCCTCCGTGGCGGCCCACTTCCCCGACGTCACGGCCTCCGACATCACCAGCACGGTCCTTTTCCCCGTCATGATGCTCGCGGTGTCCCTGGCCATCCGGTTCGCGAGCGTGAGTCTCCGGCAGCAGCAGGCCGAGCTGGCGGACAAGGACCGTGAACTCCGGGAACTGCTGGCCGCAAGCCGGGAACGGGAGAAGCTGCTCGAAACCGTACTGGACGCCACCGACGTCGGTATTGCCGCCGTCGACCGTTCCGGCCACTTCCTGGTCTCCAACAGCCGCCAGCGCAACTTCCGCCGCGCCACCGGCGCGCACGAGGCGGTCCCCGGGCAGGGGCACCAACTCATCTTCGGCCAGGACCGCCGTACCCTGCTTCCCCAGGACCGGCGGCCCATCAACCGCGCCATGGCGGGTGAGTCCTTCGCCGACTATCTGGTGTGGGCCGGCGAGGGCCCGGAGCAGCGCGCCGTGTCCACCGCCGCCCGACCGCTGGTCAATGAAGACGGCCAGCTGACCGGGGCTGTGGTGGTCTACAGCGACGTCACCGGCTGGGTGGAATCCCTGGCCGCGAACCAGGAGCTGGTGTCCAACGTTTCGCACGAATTCAAGAACCCGCTGAACTCGATCCTGGGCAACGTGGACCTGGTACTCGACGACGCCGGCAACCTTCCCAAGCCCGTGGCCCAGCGCCTGCTCGTGGTGCAGCGCAACGCGGAACGGCTGCTGGACCTGGTGGCCGACCTGACGGCTTCAGCCTCCACCACCCTGAACGTCCACCCCAAGCGGACCGACCTGGCCAGCCTGGTGGAGACCAGCGTGGGTTCGGCCCAGGCCTTGGCGCAACGGTCCCACGTGGAGATCGCCGCCGAGGTTCCCTCACCCCTGTGGGCCTATGCTGATCCGCTCCGGATCGGGCAGGTGCTGGACAACCTGGTCTCCAACGCCATCAAGTACTCTCCCGACGGCGGCAGGGTCAGCATCAGCGCGGACGCTGACCGGCAGTGGGTCCGGCTGAGCGTCACGGACACCGGGATGGGCATGACCGGCGAGGACGCGGCGAGGGCCTTCAACCGCTTCTTCCGCGCCGAGTCCGCCCAAAAGGCCGCCATCCCGGGCGCCGGCCTGGGTCTTTCGATTACCCGGATGATCGTGGAGCGCCACGGCGGCACCATCGCCTGCCAGAGCGGTGAGGGGCGGGGCAGCACCTTCACGGTGACGCTGCCGGCCGAGGGCCCGCCGCCCGCTTTCTAA
- a CDS encoding tRNA pseudouridine synthase A: MNHQKPAAPVPGGGGFLRIRVDLSYDGGPFSGWALQPGLRTVQGVLEEALHLLVRRPIRVTVAGRTDAGVHARGQVVHLDLTEDEWQGLPRGHELDPAVAMMRRLRGALSRVLGDLTGAVEVHRISLAPVGFDARFSALWRRYSYRIADGPARWDPLERYFTLWHKNPLDVALLNEGASKLLGLQNFLSFCKPREGATTIRELQRFEFRRGEDGVIVATVQADAFCHNMVRALIGSALYVGEGVEEPGWLYERLLLQKRDAKSVLAAPHPLVLEEVAYPSDSELLARAEQTRALREH; this comes from the coding sequence GTGAACCACCAAAAACCCGCGGCCCCCGTTCCAGGGGGCGGCGGGTTTTTGCGTATCCGGGTTGATCTTTCCTACGACGGCGGCCCGTTCAGCGGGTGGGCGCTGCAGCCGGGTCTGCGCACCGTCCAAGGCGTCCTGGAGGAAGCCCTGCATCTACTGGTCCGGCGGCCCATCCGTGTCACCGTTGCGGGACGGACCGATGCCGGGGTGCACGCCCGCGGCCAGGTGGTCCACCTGGACCTCACGGAGGACGAGTGGCAGGGACTGCCGCGGGGGCACGAACTGGATCCCGCCGTCGCCATGATGCGCAGGCTCCGCGGTGCGCTCAGCCGTGTCCTGGGCGACCTGACCGGCGCGGTGGAGGTGCACCGCATCTCGCTGGCGCCCGTGGGGTTTGACGCCCGCTTCTCCGCCCTCTGGCGCCGTTACAGCTACCGCATCGCGGACGGGCCGGCCCGGTGGGATCCGCTGGAGCGGTACTTCACGTTGTGGCACAAGAACCCGCTGGACGTGGCGCTGCTGAACGAGGGTGCCTCGAAGCTGCTGGGCCTGCAGAACTTCCTGTCCTTCTGCAAGCCGCGGGAAGGTGCCACCACCATCAGGGAACTCCAGCGGTTCGAGTTCCGGCGTGGCGAGGACGGCGTCATTGTGGCCACGGTCCAGGCTGATGCGTTCTGCCACAACATGGTGCGGGCACTCATCGGCTCCGCGCTGTATGTGGGTGAGGGCGTTGAGGAGCCGGGCTGGCTGTATGAGCGGCTCCTGCTGCAAAAGCGCGACGCCAAGTCGGTCCTGGCCGCCCCGCATCCGCTGGTGCTGGAGGAAGTGGCTTACCCTTCGGACAGCGAACTACTGGCCCGTGCGGAACAGACCCGCGCCCTCCGGGAACACTGA
- the rplQ gene encoding 50S ribosomal protein L17, producing the protein MPTPTKGPRLGGGPAHERLMLANLAASLFEHKRITTTVTKAKRLKPYAERLVTFAKRGDLASRRRVLGLISNKGIVHELFTDIAQAVENRDGGYTRITKIGNRKGDNAPMAVIELVLEPVSAKQAVVAEATSAAKRDADKKEAAAAAPVAEEAPEAEAAEAPAAEEAATEEAPAAEEAAVAPAAEEKDAK; encoded by the coding sequence ATGCCTACCCCCACTAAGGGTCCGCGCCTCGGCGGCGGCCCGGCTCACGAGCGCCTCATGCTCGCGAACCTGGCAGCATCCCTGTTCGAGCACAAGCGGATCACCACCACGGTCACCAAGGCCAAGCGCCTGAAGCCGTACGCAGAGCGCCTGGTCACCTTCGCCAAGCGTGGCGACCTCGCTTCCCGCCGCCGCGTTCTCGGCCTGATCAGCAACAAGGGCATCGTCCACGAGCTGTTCACCGACATCGCGCAGGCTGTGGAGAACCGCGACGGCGGCTACACCCGCATCACCAAGATCGGCAACCGCAAGGGCGACAACGCTCCCATGGCTGTCATCGAGCTGGTCCTCGAGCCGGTTTCCGCCAAGCAGGCTGTTGTAGCCGAGGCTACGTCCGCTGCCAAGCGCGATGCCGACAAGAAGGAAGCCGCTGCTGCTGCTCCCGTTGCAGAAGAAGCTCCCGAGGCTGAAGCTGCTGAGGCTCCCGCCGCTGAGGAAGCTGCAACCGAAGAGGCTCCGGCCGCTGAGGAAGCAGCTGTTGCTCCGGCTGCCGAGGAGAAGGACGCGAAGTAA
- a CDS encoding DNA-directed RNA polymerase subunit alpha → MLIAQRPTLSEEVVSENRSRFIIEPLEPGFGYTLGNSLRRTLLSSIPGAAVTSIRIDGVLHEFTTVPGVKEDVTEIILNIKSLSVSSEHDEPVVAYLRKQGPGVVTAADIAPPAGVEFHNPDLHIATLNSKGKFELELTIERGRGYVSAAQNKSGDAEIGRIPVDSIYSPVLKVTFRVEATRVEQRTDFDKLIVDVETKQAIAPRDAVASAGTTLVELFGLARELNTAAEGIEIGPSPTDAALAADMALPIEDLDLTVRSYNCLKREGIHTVGELVARSEADLMDIRNFGAKSIDEVKAKLVELGLSLKDSPPGFDLAARAAAIEEDDAAFGDDEL, encoded by the coding sequence GTGCTCATTGCACAGCGCCCCACCCTCTCCGAAGAGGTAGTCTCCGAAAACCGTTCGCGTTTCATCATCGAACCGCTGGAACCGGGCTTCGGCTACACCCTCGGAAACTCCCTCCGCCGTACCCTGCTCTCCTCCATCCCCGGTGCTGCCGTAACCAGCATCCGGATCGATGGCGTGCTGCACGAGTTCACCACGGTTCCGGGTGTCAAGGAAGATGTCACCGAGATCATCCTTAACATCAAGAGCCTCTCGGTTTCCTCCGAGCACGACGAGCCTGTCGTGGCTTACCTGCGCAAGCAGGGCCCCGGAGTCGTCACCGCCGCGGACATCGCTCCGCCGGCCGGCGTCGAATTCCACAATCCGGATCTGCACATCGCCACGCTGAACTCGAAGGGCAAGTTCGAACTCGAACTGACCATCGAGCGCGGCCGCGGCTACGTTTCGGCAGCTCAGAACAAGTCCGGCGACGCAGAGATCGGCCGTATCCCGGTCGACTCCATCTACTCGCCCGTGCTGAAGGTTACTTTCCGCGTGGAAGCAACCCGTGTTGAGCAGCGCACCGACTTCGACAAGCTGATTGTCGACGTCGAGACCAAGCAGGCCATCGCCCCGCGCGATGCCGTTGCTTCCGCAGGCACCACCCTGGTGGAACTGTTCGGTCTGGCCCGTGAGCTGAACACCGCAGCTGAAGGTATCGAGATCGGCCCGTCACCCACCGACGCTGCCCTGGCAGCCGACATGGCACTGCCGATCGAGGATCTGGACCTCACCGTCCGTTCCTACAACTGCCTCAAGCGTGAGGGCATCCACACCGTGGGTGAACTCGTTGCCCGCTCCGAGGCTGACCTGATGGACATCCGCAACTTCGGTGCAAAGTCCATTGACGAGGTCAAGGCAAAGCTGGTTGAACTGGGCCTGTCCCTCAAGGACTCGCCTCCCGGTTTTGACCTCGCAGCACGCGCCGCAGCAATCGAAGAGGACGACGCCGCCTTCGGCGACGACGAACTCTAA
- the rpsK gene encoding 30S ribosomal protein S11 produces MPPKTRGAVRKPRKKDKKNIALGQAHIKSTFNNTIVSITDPSGAVISWASSGEVGFKGSRKSTPFAAQMAAEAAAKRAQEHGMRKVDVFVKGPGSGRETAIRSLQAAGLEVGSIQDVTPAAHNGCRPPKRRRV; encoded by the coding sequence ATGCCCCCGAAGACTCGTGGCGCGGTTCGCAAGCCGCGTAAGAAGGACAAGAAGAATATCGCGCTTGGCCAGGCGCACATCAAGAGCACCTTTAACAACACCATCGTTTCCATCACGGATCCGTCCGGCGCTGTTATTTCCTGGGCTTCCTCCGGTGAGGTTGGCTTCAAGGGCTCGCGCAAGTCCACCCCGTTCGCTGCCCAGATGGCTGCCGAAGCCGCTGCCAAGCGTGCTCAGGAGCACGGCATGCGCAAGGTAGACGTTTTCGTCAAGGGACCGGGTTCCGGACGCGAAACCGCCATCCGTTCGCTGCAGGCCGCAGGCCTCGAGGTTGGCTCCATCCAGGACGTCACCCCCGCAGCGCACAACGGCTGCCGCCCGCCGAAGCGCCGCCGCGTCTAA
- the rpsM gene encoding 30S ribosomal protein S13 encodes MARLAGVDIPREKRLEIALTYIYGVGKTRAHETLAATGISADVRVKDLTDAQLVELRDYIEGNYKVEGDLRREVAADIRRKVEIGSYEGIRHRKGLPVRGQRTKTNARTRKGPKRTVAGKKKAR; translated from the coding sequence ATGGCTCGTCTCGCTGGCGTAGACATTCCCCGCGAAAAGCGGCTGGAAATTGCGCTTACTTACATCTACGGCGTGGGCAAGACCCGTGCACACGAAACCCTGGCTGCCACGGGCATCAGCGCTGACGTTCGCGTCAAGGACCTGACCGATGCCCAGCTGGTTGAGCTGCGTGATTACATCGAAGGCAACTACAAGGTTGAGGGTGACCTTCGCCGCGAAGTAGCAGCTGATATCCGCCGCAAGGTTGAAATCGGCAGCTACGAAGGTATTCGCCACCGTAAGGGCCTCCCGGTCCGCGGGCAGCGTACCAAGACCAACGCCCGTACCCGCAAGGGTCCGAAGCGCACCGTCGCAGGCAAGAAGAAGGCCCGTTAA
- the rpmJ gene encoding 50S ribosomal protein L36, with amino-acid sequence MKVKPSVKQICEKCKVIRRNGRVMVICENPRHKQRQG; translated from the coding sequence ATGAAGGTCAAGCCGAGCGTCAAGCAGATCTGCGAAAAGTGCAAAGTGATCCGCCGTAATGGCCGGGTCATGGTGATCTGCGAGAACCCGCGCCACAAGCAGCGCCAGGGCTAA
- the infA gene encoding translation initiation factor IF-1: MAKKDGVIEIEGVVTEALPNAMFRVELTNKHIVLAHISGKMRQHYIRILPEDRVVVELSPYDLTRGRIVYRYK, encoded by the coding sequence ATGGCCAAGAAGGACGGGGTCATTGAGATCGAAGGCGTTGTGACCGAGGCGCTGCCTAACGCGATGTTTCGCGTTGAGCTCACCAACAAGCACATCGTTCTGGCACACATCTCTGGAAAGATGCGTCAGCACTACATCAGGATCCTCCCCGAGGACCGCGTAGTGGTGGAGCTGAGCCCGTACGACCTCACCCGTGGTCGTATCGTCTACCGCTACAAGTAA
- a CDS encoding P1 family peptidase, which translates to MGSITDVPGIRVGHVQKDSGGWLTGVTVVLPPPGTVGSVDVQGGGPATHETDALDPTTLVSTVDAVVLTGGSAYGLASAAGAQRWCEENGRGFAVPGGVVPIVPAAAIFDLGRGGDFTARPTPEMGYAATAAAAGQKERHDVGRGNVGAGTGAVIGRGQFKGGVGMASIVLESGLVVGALAVVNALGLPVTPSGNPEPSARSLVPPHEPPNLASSAREPGSRGPNLDAPLNTTLVVVATNAVLDVAECKRTASASHAGIARALNPSHTLADGDTVFCLATGALPLDRSDEAARQLSLITLQSAAADVVRSAILDGVASAEGVSTPAGEYGAYRTA; encoded by the coding sequence ATGGGAAGCATCACCGACGTTCCGGGCATCCGGGTTGGCCATGTCCAAAAGGACAGCGGAGGATGGCTGACCGGCGTCACCGTGGTCCTCCCGCCGCCGGGCACGGTGGGTTCCGTCGATGTCCAGGGCGGCGGGCCTGCCACCCACGAAACGGACGCCCTTGACCCCACCACCCTGGTCAGCACGGTGGACGCCGTAGTCCTCACCGGCGGCAGTGCCTACGGGCTGGCGTCCGCTGCCGGCGCCCAGCGCTGGTGCGAGGAAAACGGCAGGGGTTTCGCCGTTCCAGGCGGCGTCGTGCCCATCGTTCCCGCCGCCGCCATCTTCGACCTGGGCAGGGGAGGGGACTTCACAGCACGTCCGACGCCGGAGATGGGCTACGCGGCAACGGCCGCCGCGGCGGGACAAAAGGAAAGGCACGACGTCGGACGGGGCAACGTCGGTGCCGGCACTGGCGCCGTCATCGGCCGCGGCCAGTTCAAAGGTGGAGTGGGCATGGCCTCCATCGTGCTGGAGAGCGGCCTTGTTGTTGGAGCGCTGGCGGTGGTGAATGCGCTGGGACTGCCAGTAACTCCTTCGGGAAATCCCGAACCCTCCGCGCGCTCGCTCGTTCCGCCCCACGAGCCCCCTAACCTCGCAAGCTCGGCCAGGGAACCCGGCTCGCGTGGGCCCAACTTAGACGCGCCACTGAATACAACCCTGGTCGTTGTGGCTACCAACGCGGTCCTTGATGTGGCGGAGTGCAAGCGGACTGCCTCTGCTTCCCACGCCGGGATCGCCCGCGCACTGAACCCCTCCCACACCCTGGCTGACGGGGATACTGTCTTTTGTTTGGCAACTGGAGCTCTCCCACTGGATCGCTCGGACGAAGCTGCCCGGCAGCTCAGCCTGATTACGCTGCAGAGTGCGGCAGCCGACGTCGTCCGTTCAGCCATCCTGGACGGGGTGGCCAGTGCTGAGGGCGTCAGCACTCCAGCGGGCGAATATGGTGCGTACCGCACCGCGTAG
- a CDS encoding carbohydrate ABC transporter permease yields MTRQLAPHPAAKPKRPPGRSAKVPKRRWTARTRRDFFVFLAMALPNLVLIAVFTYRPLFSNMYYSTLDWTLGSPTATVVGLANYVTFFSSNDAPKVLGTTAVFTLVTVGGSMVLGLLVALALNAKIRGTTFARSAVFAPYVLSGVGVGLVWLFIFDPGYGVLAWLLRGIGQQSPQWINDPQLSLVMVILVYVWKNLGYCAVVYLAGLQSLPQDVMEAASLDGANGFRRFTSISLPLLSPTAFFLLITTMLSSLQAFDLIRIMTPLGTGTSTLIYEAYLQAFGAYNRAGYSAAISVVLFAILLVITVLQLRFVERKVHYS; encoded by the coding sequence ATGACCCGTCAACTCGCCCCGCACCCAGCCGCCAAACCCAAGAGGCCTCCGGGCCGCTCGGCGAAAGTCCCAAAGCGGCGGTGGACCGCGCGGACCCGGCGGGACTTCTTCGTTTTCCTCGCCATGGCGCTGCCCAACCTGGTGCTGATCGCGGTTTTCACCTACCGTCCGCTGTTCAGCAATATGTACTACTCCACACTGGACTGGACCCTGGGCTCCCCCACCGCAACGGTGGTTGGCCTCGCCAACTACGTCACCTTCTTCAGCAGCAATGACGCACCGAAAGTCCTGGGGACCACCGCCGTGTTCACGCTGGTTACAGTGGGTGGTTCCATGGTCCTGGGCCTGCTGGTGGCGCTGGCCCTGAACGCGAAGATCCGCGGCACCACGTTCGCCCGTTCAGCCGTCTTTGCACCGTACGTCCTCTCCGGCGTCGGCGTAGGCCTGGTGTGGCTGTTCATCTTCGATCCCGGCTACGGCGTCCTGGCCTGGCTGCTGCGCGGCATCGGGCAGCAGAGCCCGCAGTGGATTAACGACCCCCAGCTCTCGCTCGTCATGGTGATCCTGGTATACGTCTGGAAGAACCTGGGCTACTGCGCCGTGGTGTATCTCGCCGGGCTCCAGTCCCTTCCGCAGGATGTCATGGAGGCCGCATCCCTTGATGGCGCCAACGGATTCCGCCGTTTCACCAGCATCTCGCTGCCGCTGCTGTCCCCCACCGCGTTCTTCCTGCTGATCACCACCATGCTCAGTTCACTGCAGGCCTTCGACCTCATCCGCATCATGACGCCCTTGGGCACCGGCACCAGCACCCTGATCTACGAGGCCTACCTGCAGGCCTTCGGTGCCTACAACAGGGCAGGCTACTCGGCAGCAATTTCCGTGGTCCTGTTCGCGATCCTCCTGGTGATCACCGTGCTTCAGTTGCGGTTCGTGGAACGAAAGGTGCATTACTCATGA
- a CDS encoding carbohydrate ABC transporter permease: protein MTSLSPVSPDPTAPAISAPEPGLHRDRPFSRRNLIRTVVGGYLPLLVATLVVFLPLLWMVLSSFKQSGEIVTTDLKILPESLNLENYRTAMTTVPFGQFFLNSTIVTLAGATIKVLLAILTAYALVFVRFPFRNFIFLLILVALMVPPQVSILPNFILIAGIGGKNTLWGIILPGLGTAFGTFLLRQHFRTLPASILESAEMDGAGHWRRLWQIVVPVSVPSIATVALVTIVTEWNDYIWPLIITDRPETMTLPVGLTLLQNNESNAAGWGVLMAGAVLVIVPILIIFAALQRYIVAGLTQGSVTG from the coding sequence ATGACCTCCCTGTCCCCGGTCAGCCCCGACCCCACAGCCCCCGCCATCAGCGCACCGGAGCCAGGCCTTCACCGCGACCGCCCCTTCTCGCGCCGCAACCTCATCCGCACCGTGGTGGGCGGCTACCTGCCGCTGCTCGTGGCCACCCTGGTGGTATTCCTGCCCCTGCTGTGGATGGTCCTGAGCTCCTTCAAGCAGTCCGGCGAGATTGTCACCACGGACCTGAAAATCCTTCCGGAAAGCCTGAACCTCGAGAACTACCGGACCGCCATGACCACGGTGCCGTTTGGGCAGTTCTTCCTGAACAGCACCATCGTCACGCTGGCCGGGGCCACCATCAAGGTGCTGCTGGCCATCCTGACGGCCTACGCTTTGGTGTTTGTCCGCTTCCCGTTCCGGAACTTCATCTTCCTGCTGATCCTGGTGGCCCTCATGGTGCCGCCGCAGGTGTCCATCCTGCCCAACTTCATCCTGATCGCGGGCATCGGTGGAAAGAACACGCTGTGGGGCATCATCCTCCCCGGCCTTGGCACCGCGTTCGGGACGTTCCTGCTGCGCCAGCACTTCCGCACCCTCCCCGCTTCCATCCTGGAATCGGCCGAGATGGACGGTGCTGGCCACTGGCGCCGTTTGTGGCAGATCGTGGTTCCCGTTTCGGTCCCGTCCATCGCCACGGTGGCACTGGTGACCATCGTGACCGAATGGAATGACTACATCTGGCCCCTCATCATCACGGACCGTCCGGAAACCATGACCCTTCCCGTCGGGCTCACCCTGCTGCAGAACAACGAAAGCAACGCTGCCGGCTGGGGTGTCCTCATGGCGGGGGCAGTCCTGGTCATCGTTCCCATCCTGATCATCTTCGCGGCCCTCCAGCGCTACATCGTTGCGGGCCTCACCCAGGGCAGCGTGACCGGTTAA
- a CDS encoding ABC transporter substrate-binding protein: protein MTLHLDRRHFLGLAGVSASAAALAACGGPSTSGGGQATSQAAEIDFKDVKPAAKIDFWSSHPGQSQDVEKSLIDKFHAKNPDITVNLVTAGANYEEIAQKFQTAQAAKSGLPGVVVLSDVWWFRYYTNGSIIPVDGLIKQLDMRMDDFQQSLVNDYKYDNKQWALPYGRSTPLFYYNKDHFAAAGLPDRAPKTWDEFAEWAPKLKASSGAQYAYIYPALAGYAGWTLQNMLWGWGGGWSKEWDITCDSTESVAALQWAQDSIYKDKWAGVSSKEAADDFSAGLTSTTISSTGSLLGILKSAKFNVGVGFLPGGPKAQSNVCPTGGAGLGIPSGITKEEQLAAGKFLDFVTQPASTAEFSAATGYMPTRKSADTASVLAKTPQIKTAMDQLAVTKVQDNARVFLPGADQEMAKAAAKILTQQGDVKSTMTDLKNTLQSIYERDVKPKLKS, encoded by the coding sequence ATGACACTGCACCTGGACCGGAGGCATTTCCTGGGCCTGGCAGGGGTATCCGCCTCTGCCGCCGCCCTTGCCGCATGCGGCGGACCATCCACAAGCGGCGGCGGCCAGGCTACCTCCCAAGCTGCCGAGATCGACTTCAAGGACGTGAAGCCGGCGGCCAAGATCGACTTCTGGTCCAGCCACCCCGGCCAGTCGCAGGACGTGGAGAAGAGCCTGATCGATAAATTCCACGCCAAGAACCCGGACATCACGGTGAACCTGGTTACCGCCGGAGCAAACTACGAGGAAATCGCCCAGAAGTTCCAAACCGCCCAGGCGGCAAAGTCGGGCCTGCCGGGTGTGGTGGTCCTGTCCGACGTCTGGTGGTTCCGCTACTACACCAACGGCAGCATCATTCCCGTTGATGGCCTGATCAAGCAGCTGGACATGAGGATGGACGACTTCCAGCAGTCTCTGGTGAACGACTACAAGTACGACAACAAGCAGTGGGCGCTGCCATACGGCCGGTCCACGCCGCTGTTCTACTACAACAAGGACCATTTTGCGGCGGCCGGCCTTCCCGACCGGGCACCGAAGACCTGGGATGAATTCGCTGAATGGGCGCCCAAGCTGAAGGCCAGCTCGGGCGCCCAGTACGCCTACATCTACCCCGCTCTCGCCGGGTACGCGGGCTGGACACTGCAGAACATGCTGTGGGGATGGGGCGGCGGCTGGTCCAAGGAATGGGACATCACGTGTGACTCCACCGAGTCCGTTGCCGCGCTGCAGTGGGCGCAGGATTCGATCTACAAGGACAAGTGGGCCGGCGTCTCGTCCAAGGAAGCCGCTGATGACTTCTCCGCCGGCCTCACGTCCACCACCATCTCGTCCACGGGTTCGCTGCTGGGAATCCTGAAGTCCGCCAAGTTCAACGTGGGCGTTGGTTTCCTGCCGGGCGGGCCCAAGGCGCAATCGAACGTGTGCCCCACCGGCGGCGCCGGCCTGGGTATTCCCAGCGGCATCACCAAGGAGGAGCAGCTCGCGGCCGGAAAGTTCCTGGACTTCGTCACCCAGCCGGCGAGCACCGCGGAGTTCTCTGCGGCCACCGGCTACATGCCCACCCGAAAGTCCGCGGATACGGCGTCCGTCCTGGCCAAGACGCCGCAGATCAAGACCGCTATGGACCAGCTCGCCGTAACCAAGGTCCAGGACAACGCCCGGGTGTTCCTGCCGGGCGCCGACCAGGAAATGGCCAAGGCCGCCGCGAAGATCCTCACCCAGCAGGGCGATGTGAAGTCCACCATGACAGACCTGAAGAACACGCTGCAGAGCATCTACGAGCGCGACGTGAAGCCGAAGCTGAAGTCCTAA